A genomic stretch from Mya arenaria isolate MELC-2E11 chromosome 10, ASM2691426v1 includes:
- the LOC128206526 gene encoding uncharacterized protein LOC128206526: protein MKVLIALFACIVVATAFDCFGQNSSCAMSHVKCDTGYEPFCEHMPNPMGQRVGICTCDKECQSASECTNLEADGCPPHAHAMCDQMNHVCHCGPPHTNQDPINDSH, encoded by the exons ATGAAGGTGCTAATCGCTCTGTTTGCTTGCATAG TGGTAGCTACCGCTTTTGACTGTTTCGGTCAGAACAGCTCGTGCGCAATGTCCCACGTGAAATGTGATACAGGATACGAGCCATTTTGTGAGCATATGCCGAATCCAATGGGGCAGCGTGTTGGCATCTGCACGTGCGACAAAG AATGTCAGTCAGCCTCCGAATGCACAAACCTGGAAGCGGACGGCTGTCCCCCACACGCCCACGCCATGTGCGACCAGATGAACCACGTGTGCCACTGTGGACCACCG CACACAAACCAGGACCCTATCAACGACTCTCATTAA
- the LOC128206522 gene encoding uncharacterized protein LOC128206522 — MAQYHVPDPEELIECPYDRVHMVRAKRFQYHLVRCRKNYIGSEFQKCPFNAKHHVPKPEFRHHIANCPDKAIVETEIGAANKREENQLKGCTDTPAYKNLEIPNQEDWDEEISAPVRRGPAYDEMYYERVKFKDITGMTKAQKTVLHDNRLTSEQKRAEMNLYAQTSSLDKQGNSSLRLPRTAPMVAMATEPKAVPPVQPAYAYALAQGRGRGIQTMNGVTPNGTVNIPGVGRGLKPGNPGSFGTAIGRGQMASPPGFCVPRVTQE, encoded by the exons ATGGCCCAATATCACGTTCCGGACCCTGAGGAGTTGATCGAGTGTCCATATGACCGGGTCCACATGGTGCGCGCCAAACGCTTCCAGTATCACTTGGTCAGGTGTAGGAAG aattacATTGGATCAGAATTCCAGAAATGCCCGTTTAATGCCAAGCATCATGTCCCTAAACCAGAGTTCAGACATCACATTGCCAACTGTCCGGACAAGGCCATTGTGGAAACAGAAATTGGTGCTG CAAACAAAAGAGAAGAAAATCAACTGAAGGGATGCACTGACACCCCGGCCTACAAGAACTTAGAGATACCGAATCAGGAGGATTGGGACGAAG AGATCTCAGCCCCGGTAAGACGAGGCCCCGCGTATGATGAAATGTACTACGAAAGAGTCAAGTTTAAAGATATTACAGG gatGACCAAAGCACAGAAGACTGTTCTCCATGATAACCGACTCACTTCCGAGCAAAAACG GGCAGAGATGAATCTGTACGCCCAAACAAGCAGTCTGGACAAACAAGGAAACAGCAGTCTCCGTCTACCCAGGACGGCTCCCATGGTTGCTATGGCGACAGAACCAAAGGCTGTACCTCCG GTTCAGCCCGCGTACGCATACGCGCTCGCACAGGGTAGAGGACGAGGCATCCAGACCATGAACGGAGTCACTCCCAATGGCACCGTTAATA TCCCAGGTGTTGGACGAGGATTGAAGCCAGGTAACCCGGGATCGTTTGGGACTGCTATCGGGCGCGGTCAGATGGCCTCACCCCCGGGATTCTGTGTCCCAAGGGTCACCCAGGAGTGA